In a single window of the Palaemon carinicauda isolate YSFRI2023 chromosome 10, ASM3689809v2, whole genome shotgun sequence genome:
- the LOC137648305 gene encoding uncharacterized protein — MATSCVVIDDKLTFADHLGEKIEKANKIVGLIRRTFVHLEPATFKPLFTSLVRPYLEYANQVWCPHLTKDINAIENVQRRASKLVPCLKEQPYEERFKRLDLSSLAYRRSRGDQIETFKIVNNKYDTERTEGLFRMREDSVTRGHDKKLFKRRARLNSCKYSFPNRVVNVWNNLPDEVVHS; from the coding sequence ATGGCTACATCATGTGTAGTCATAGACGACAAACTTACTTTTGCTGACCATCTGGGTGAGAAAATAGAGAAGGCAAATAAGATAGTGGGCCTCATTAGGAGAACATTTGTACACCTGGAACCGGCAACATTTAAGCCTCTCTTCACATCCTTGGTACGGCCATACCTAGAATATGCCAACCAAGTGTGGTGCCCACATCTTACCAAGGATATCAACGCAATAGAAAATGTGCAAAGGAGAGCATCGAAACTGGTGCCATGTCTCAAGGAACAGCCATATGAAGAGAGATTTAAGAGATTAGATCTATCATCATTAGCGTACAGGAGATCGAGAGGAGATCAGATTGAAACATTTAAGATCGTCAACAACAAGTATGATACGGAGCGTACTGAGGGTCTTTTCAGGATGAGGGAGGATAGTGTGACAAGGGGCCATGATAAGAAATTATTCAAGAGAAGAGCCAGGCTGAACAGTTGCAAATACTCCTTCCCTAACCGTGTGGTTAACGTTTGGAACAATTTGCCGGACGAGGTGGTACACTCATAG